The following coding sequences lie in one Bradyrhizobium sp. G127 genomic window:
- the cysC gene encoding adenylyl-sulfate kinase, whose translation MNIAVSKVSLAAPNGTTRPQVRIVIVGHVDHGKSTLVGRLLHETGSLPDGKLEMLKAVSARRGMPFEWSFLLDALQTERDQGITIDTTQIRFRTPSRDVILIDAPGHAEFLRNMITGASQADGAVLIIDALEGVRDQTRRHGYLLHLLGVKQVAVVVNKMDRVDYSAARFAEISDEISAHLTSLGVTPTAIIPISARDGDGVAERTENIKWYSGPTVVEAIDHLTPARALDELALRLPVQAIYKFDDRRIVAGRVEAGTIGAGDEIVIMPAGKIAKVKSVESWPQTPLIGRQGAGRSVGITLDRELFLERGDIIGHIAAAPRDTRRLRARIFWLHDAPLKAGASVLVRLGTMETRATIVAIEKAVDPGDLASIETSAIARNHVGEIDISLAKPVAADPYSDNPRTGRLVIEVNGRIAGGGLVLSVDSGQRAVPIDIVPVESALRPEERSARFGHGGAVVWLTGLPGSGKSTLARALERKLFTRGGSPILLDGDTVRAGLNSDLGFSPESRAENIRRLAEVATHLARNGHIAIVAAVSPASDDRANARRIAGELFREVYVATPAEVCESRDPKGHYAKARAGNLPSFTGIANDYQPPASAELTIDTSARSVTDGTEAIERLLANTGVLFGELDDVAANI comes from the coding sequence ACGCTGGTCGGCCGCCTGCTGCATGAGACCGGTAGTCTCCCTGACGGCAAGCTGGAGATGCTGAAAGCCGTCAGCGCACGGCGCGGCATGCCGTTCGAATGGTCGTTCCTGCTCGATGCTTTGCAGACCGAACGCGATCAGGGCATCACCATCGACACCACCCAGATCCGCTTCCGCACGCCGTCGCGCGACGTGATCCTGATCGATGCGCCGGGCCACGCGGAATTCCTGCGCAACATGATCACCGGCGCCTCGCAGGCCGACGGCGCGGTGCTGATCATCGACGCGCTGGAAGGCGTGCGCGACCAGACACGGCGTCACGGTTATCTGCTGCATCTGCTCGGCGTGAAGCAGGTCGCGGTCGTGGTCAACAAGATGGACCGCGTCGATTACAGCGCGGCGCGCTTTGCGGAGATCAGCGACGAGATTTCGGCGCATCTCACAAGCCTTGGCGTGACGCCAACCGCGATCATTCCCATTTCCGCCCGCGACGGCGACGGCGTCGCCGAGCGCACCGAAAATATCAAGTGGTACAGCGGCCCGACCGTGGTCGAGGCCATCGATCACCTGACGCCCGCCCGCGCGCTGGATGAACTGGCACTGCGCCTTCCGGTGCAGGCGATCTACAAGTTCGACGACCGCCGCATTGTCGCGGGCCGCGTCGAGGCAGGCACCATCGGCGCCGGCGACGAGATCGTCATCATGCCCGCCGGCAAGATCGCCAAGGTGAAGTCGGTCGAAAGCTGGCCGCAGACCCCGCTGATCGGACGGCAGGGCGCGGGGCGTTCGGTCGGCATCACGCTGGACCGCGAACTGTTTCTGGAACGCGGCGACATCATCGGCCACATCGCCGCTGCGCCGCGCGATACCCGCCGCCTGCGCGCCCGCATCTTCTGGCTGCACGACGCGCCGCTGAAGGCCGGGGCCTCGGTTCTGGTGAGGCTCGGCACCATGGAAACCCGCGCCACCATCGTCGCCATCGAAAAGGCGGTCGATCCCGGCGACCTCGCCAGCATCGAGACATCGGCGATCGCGCGCAACCATGTCGGCGAGATCGACATTTCATTGGCCAAACCTGTCGCCGCCGATCCCTACAGCGACAATCCGCGCACCGGACGTCTTGTCATCGAGGTCAACGGCCGCATAGCCGGCGGCGGCCTCGTGCTAAGCGTCGATTCCGGTCAGCGCGCCGTTCCCATCGACATCGTGCCGGTGGAATCCGCGCTGCGCCCCGAAGAACGTTCCGCGCGCTTCGGCCACGGCGGCGCAGTGGTCTGGCTGACCGGCCTGCCCGGTTCCGGCAAATCCACGCTGGCGCGCGCGCTCGAGCGCAAGCTGTTCACCCGAGGCGGCTCCCCGATCCTGCTCGACGGCGACACCGTGCGCGCCGGGCTCAACAGCGATCTCGGTTTCTCGCCGGAAAGCCGCGCCGAAAACATCCGCCGCCTCGCGGAAGTTGCGACCCATCTGGCGCGCAACGGCCATATCGCCATCGTTGCCGCTGTCTCGCCCGCCAGCGACGACCGCGCCAATGCGCGGCGCATCGCCGGCGAGCTGTTCCGCGAAGTCTATGTCGCAACCCCCGCCGAGGTCTGCGAAAGCCGCGACCCCAAGGGCCATTACGCCAAGGCGCGCGCCGGAAATCTTCCGAGCTTCACCGGCATCGCCAACGACTATCAGCCGCCGGCCAGCGCCGAACTCACCATCGACACCTCGGCGCGCTCCGTCACGGACGGAACCGAGGCCATCGAGCGGCTGCTGGCAAACACCGGCGTGCTGTTCGGCGAACTCGACGATGTCGCCGCCAACATCTGA
- the cysP gene encoding thiosulfate ABC transporter substrate-binding protein CysP: MRKLLIAFATSVSLVTAAQAQTPNTLLNVSYDISRELYAAINVAFAKQWKAKTGQDVTINQSHNGSSRQARSILEGLEADVVTFNQVTDVQVLADKGKLIPADWQKRLPNSSSPYYSLPAFLVRAGNPKNIKDWDDLVRPDVKVIFPNPKTSGNARYTYLAAYAYAKSKYDSDEKAGEFIKKLFANVPVFDTGGRAATTTFVERQTGDVLITFEAETNGIRDIAGADKYQVVVPSQSLLAEFPVAVVDKYAEKHGTQALAKAYLEYLYTPEGQTILAQQYNRVNDKAVTEKFKDKFPAVKLVTIEKEFGGWDKVNADHLNPGAKLDQLFGGANK, translated from the coding sequence TTGCGTAAACTTCTCATCGCTTTCGCAACAAGCGTCAGCCTCGTCACCGCCGCGCAGGCGCAGACCCCGAACACGCTGCTGAACGTGTCCTACGACATTTCGCGCGAGCTCTATGCCGCGATCAATGTCGCATTCGCCAAGCAGTGGAAGGCCAAGACCGGCCAGGACGTCACCATCAACCAGTCGCACAACGGCTCGTCGCGTCAGGCGCGCTCGATTCTTGAGGGACTCGAGGCCGACGTCGTGACCTTCAATCAGGTTACCGACGTGCAGGTGCTGGCCGACAAGGGCAAGCTGATCCCAGCCGACTGGCAGAAGCGGCTGCCGAACAGCTCCTCGCCGTATTACTCGCTGCCGGCGTTTCTGGTGCGCGCGGGCAATCCGAAGAACATCAAGGACTGGGACGATCTGGTCCGTCCGGATGTGAAGGTGATCTTCCCGAACCCGAAGACCTCGGGCAACGCGCGCTACACCTATCTGGCAGCCTATGCCTACGCCAAGAGCAAGTATGACAGCGACGAGAAGGCCGGCGAGTTCATCAAGAAGCTGTTCGCCAACGTGCCGGTGTTCGACACCGGCGGCCGCGCCGCGACCACGACCTTCGTCGAGCGCCAGACCGGCGACGTGCTGATTACCTTCGAGGCCGAGACCAACGGCATCCGCGACATCGCCGGCGCCGACAAGTATCAGGTGGTGGTGCCGTCGCAGAGCCTGCTGGCCGAATTCCCGGTGGCCGTGGTCGACAAGTATGCCGAGAAACACGGCACCCAGGCCCTGGCGAAAGCCTATCTCGAATATCTCTACACGCCCGAAGGCCAGACCATTCTCGCTCAGCAGTACAACCGCGTGAACGACAAGGCCGTGACCGAGAAGTTCAAGGACAAGTTCCCGGCGGTGAAGCTCGTCACCATCGAGAAGGAATTCGGCGGCTGGGACAAGGTCAACGCAGACCATCTTAATCCCGGCGCGAAGCTGGACCAGCTGTTCGGCGGGGCGAACAAGTAA